Within the Enterobacter bugandensis genome, the region CCTGGGCTACTTCGGTCAGCCGCACATTCTGGCGCGCTTTATGGCGGCGGATTCTCATCACACCATCGTTCACGCGCGTCGCATCAGCATGACGTGGATGATCCTGTGTCTGGCGGGCGCGTGTGCGGTCGGCTTCTTCGGTATCGCCTACTTCAGCAATAACCCGGCGCAGGCGGGCGCGGTGAACCAGAACGCCGAGCGCGTGTTCATTGAGCTGGCGCAGATCCTGTTTAACCCTTGGATTGCCGGTATTTTGCTCTCCGCGATCCTGGCTGCGGTGATGTCCACCCTGAGCTGCCAGCTGCTGGTTTGCTCCAGTGCAATCACCGAAGACCTCTACAAGGCCTTCCTGCGTAAAAATGCGAGCCAGAAAGAGCTGGTGTGGGTAGGGCGCTTTATGGTGCTGGTGGTGGCGCTGGTAGCCATTGCGCTGGCAGCCAACCCGGAAAACCGCGTGCTGGGTCTCGTGAGCTACGCGTGGGCGGGCTTCGGTGCCGCGTTTGGGCCGGTGGTGCTGTTCTCCGTCATGTGGTCACGCATGACCCGCAACGGCGCGCTGGCGGGGATGATCATCGGTGCGGCGACCGTCATCGTCTGGAAGCAGTTCGCGTGGCTGGGCCTGTACGAAATCATTCCGGGCTTCATCTTCGGCAGCATCGGTATTGTGGTGTTCAGCCTGCTGGGTAAAGCGCCGTCTGCCTCTATGCAGAAGCGCTTTGCGGAAGCGGATGCGCACTACCACACTGCGCCGCCGACTAAGCTTCAGGCAGAATAATTTTCCCCTCACCCTAACCCTCTCCCAGAATGGGAGAGGGGACAGACCGTTCACCAGTTCGAGATGATAAATGATGATTAAAACAGGGTTAATGGTGGCAGCATTAATGCTGCTGGCGGGCTGCAACGCACCATCGCAACACGCGGCGGTGGAGACCTGCAAAGCGGATAACCAGATGCAGCAGACCACGCTCTATTTTGGCTTGAATCGCCCGGCAGGGGCGCAGATTACCGGCAGCGAATGGCAGCAGTTTGTTGATCAGGACGTGACGCCGCGTTTTCGCGATGGCTTAACGGTGTTTGATGCGCGCGGGCAGTGGCTGGGGAACGACGGGAAAGTGGCGCGTGAATCCAGCAAAGCGTTAATGCTTATCCACGGTAAAGATGCGCAAAGCGAGAAGAACATCGAAGCATTGCGCGGGATCTATAAGTCTCGTTTCGCGCAGGAATCGGTGATGCGGGTCGACCAGCCGGTGTGCGTACAGTTTTAACAAAAACGGCGGGATAACCCGCCGTTGTTGTTTTGTAGCAAAGCTATTTACAGCACTAATCCCGCAAAGCTCGCCGACAGCAGGCTCACCAGCGTCGCACCGTATACCAGGCGCAGACCAAACCGCGACACCACGTTGCCCTGCTGCTCGTTCAGCCCCTTAATCGCCCCGGCGACGATGCCGATGGAGGCGAAGTTGGCAAACGAGACGAGGAAGACGGACAAAATACCCAGCCCGCGCGGTGACATTTCATGAGCAATTTTTTGCAGCTCAATCATCGCCACAAATTCATTCGCCACCAGCTTGGTTGCCATAATGCTGCCCGCGTTTAACGCATCGCTGAGCGGAATCCCGATAAGCCACGCCAGCGGATAAAACACATAGCCCAGGATCTGCTGGAAGCTCATGCCGAATACGCTGGAGAAGAGGGCGTTAACGGCGCTGATGAGGGCGATAAACCCAATCAGCATCGCCAGAATAATCATCGCCACCTTAAAACCGGCCAGAATATACTCGCCCAGCATTTCAAAGAAGCTCTGGGATTCGTGCAGTTTTTCCAGCTTGATATCCGGCTCGGCTTCCGGACGTACCGGGTTAATGACCGAGAGAATAATAAAGGTGCTGAACATATTCAGGATCAGCGCGGCAACGACAAATTTGGCGTCGAGCATGGTCATATAGGCACCGACAATCGACAGGGAGACCGTCGACATGGCCGTGGCCGCCATGGTGAACAGACGACGCGAGGAGAGATCCCCCAGCACGCCTTTATAGGCAATGAAGTTTTCCGACTGGCCGAGGATCAGCGAGCTCACCGCGTTGAACGATTCCAGCTTGCCCATGCCGTTCAGCTTTGACAGCAGCGTCCCGATGATTCGAATAAAAATCGGCAGGATCCGCCAGTGCTGGAGAATACCAATCAGTGCGGAAATAAAAATAATCGGACACAGCACGCCGAGGAAAATAAACGCCAGCCCTTTTTCACCCATTCCGCCAAAGACGAAATTCGTCCCTTCCGAGGCAAATTTCAGCAGTGACTCAAAGAAGCCGGAAACGTATTTAATCAGGAATAGCCCGCTTTCGGCGTGCAGGAAAAAGAACGCCAGAGCAATTTCAATAACAATCAGCTGTAAAACATAACGAATGCGAATTTTTCGGCGGTCGAAACTCACCAGCCAGGCAAGCGCAAGAATAATCACCAGCGCCAGCAGGAAATGGACAATCTTAAACATGGGATATTTTCGGTTGGTTTTTGAGGCGGATATTTAGCCACAGCACTGGTTAACCGTAAATGGGCATTTTTATTATAACTTATAAACTTAACGGTAACGGCGGCAACTATTAACAGGCTTTACGTTTACAACTCGTCATCAAATCACCACACATTTCGCTTGTGTTTCCTTTCGCCGTAATGATAATCACTATCACAAGAATTTACCTTTCTTTGCATCAGTTGACCGCGATAAACATTTAAGGTGTCGGCATGTTTGTTCCATTTCTCATTATGTTACGTGAAGGCCTTGAAGCGGCCCTGATTGTCAGCCTTATCGCCAGCTATCTGAAGCGCACCCAGCGTGGGCGCTGGATTGGCGTGATGTGGGTTGGCGTCTTCCTTGCCGCGGCGCTCTGCCTGGGCTTAGGTATCCTCATCAATGAAACCACCGGCGAATTCCCGCAGAAAGAGCAGGAGCTGTTTGAAGGTATCGTCGCCGTGATTGCGGTGTTCATCCTGACGTGGATGGTCTTCTGGATGCGCAAAGTTTCCCGCAACGTGAAGGTGCAGCTGGAGCAGGCGGTGGATAACGCCCTGCAGAAGGGGAATCACCACGGCTGGGCGCTGATTATGATGGTCTTTTTCGCCGTGGCACGCGAGGGTCTGGAATCGGTTTTCTTCCTGCTGGCGGCATTCCAGCAGGATGTGGGCATCT harbors:
- the putP gene encoding sodium/proline symporter PutP; translation: MAISTPMLVTFLVYIFGMILIGFLAWRSTKNFDDYILGGRSLGPMVTALSAGASDMSGWLLMGLPGAIFISGISESWIAIGLTVGAWINWKLVAGRLRVHTEANNNALTLPDYFTGRFEDNSRILRIISAVVILLFFTIYCASGIVAGARLFESTFGMSYETALWAGAAATILYTFVGGFLAVSWTDTVQASLMIFALILTPLIVIFTVGGFGDSLEVIKQKSIENVDMLKGLNFVAIVSLMGWGLGYFGQPHILARFMAADSHHTIVHARRISMTWMILCLAGACAVGFFGIAYFSNNPAQAGAVNQNAERVFIELAQILFNPWIAGILLSAILAAVMSTLSCQLLVCSSAITEDLYKAFLRKNASQKELVWVGRFMVLVVALVAIALAANPENRVLGLVSYAWAGFGAAFGPVVLFSVMWSRMTRNGALAGMIIGAATVIVWKQFAWLGLYEIIPGFIFGSIGIVVFSLLGKAPSASMQKRFAEADAHYHTAPPTKLQAE
- a CDS encoding DUF3574 domain-containing protein produces the protein MMIKTGLMVAALMLLAGCNAPSQHAAVETCKADNQMQQTTLYFGLNRPAGAQITGSEWQQFVDQDVTPRFRDGLTVFDARGQWLGNDGKVARESSKALMLIHGKDAQSEKNIEALRGIYKSRFAQESVMRVDQPVCVQF
- a CDS encoding NupC/NupG family nucleoside CNT transporter, which translates into the protein MFKIVHFLLALVIILALAWLVSFDRRKIRIRYVLQLIVIEIALAFFFLHAESGLFLIKYVSGFFESLLKFASEGTNFVFGGMGEKGLAFIFLGVLCPIIFISALIGILQHWRILPIFIRIIGTLLSKLNGMGKLESFNAVSSLILGQSENFIAYKGVLGDLSSRRLFTMAATAMSTVSLSIVGAYMTMLDAKFVVAALILNMFSTFIILSVINPVRPEAEPDIKLEKLHESQSFFEMLGEYILAGFKVAMIILAMLIGFIALISAVNALFSSVFGMSFQQILGYVFYPLAWLIGIPLSDALNAGSIMATKLVANEFVAMIELQKIAHEMSPRGLGILSVFLVSFANFASIGIVAGAIKGLNEQQGNVVSRFGLRLVYGATLVSLLSASFAGLVL
- the efeU gene encoding iron uptake transporter permease EfeU produces the protein MFVPFLIMLREGLEAALIVSLIASYLKRTQRGRWIGVMWVGVFLAAALCLGLGILINETTGEFPQKEQELFEGIVAVIAVFILTWMVFWMRKVSRNVKVQLEQAVDNALQKGNHHGWALIMMVFFAVAREGLESVFFLLAAFQQDVGIWPPLGAMLGLATAVVLGFLLYWGGIRLNLGAFFKWTSLFILLVAAGLAAGAIRAFHEAGLWNHFQDVAFDLSNVLSTHSLTGTLLEGIFGYQETPSVSEVAMYFIYLVPALVLFAMPPRTGSQASRVAP